From Paenibacillus sp. FSL H8-0537:
ACGTTTTTAATCGTTCCCAGCAAATCTGTAAATTGAAGGCGGATGAATCTTACGTTTTGTTCCTCGGCAATTCTCTTGATATCCTCTTTAGTATAGCTCACTAAAAGTCATCTCCCTTGTTTGCTTGATTATAATGGTACGATTGCATCCTAGCGCTTGTGCAAGAAACGCGATAGCTGACCCTGTATAAGCGAGGCCTGACCAGGCCGTTTCTCCAATAGCTGCTGCTTGAGCATGCGGTGAAGCTGGGCATCAGACAGTTCCTTACGCGTAACCTCCGATTGCTCACTTACAATAGTCGCATCGTCGGATTCTTTGGAAACCGGATTCATAACCTGCTTGATTCCAGCTATGTTGACGCCCTTTTCAATTAAAGCTTTAATTTCCAGCAGCCGTTCTACATCATTAAAAGAAAACAATCGCTGGTTCCCAGCCGTCCTAGCCGGTACTATCAAATCATGCTGCTCGTAATAACGAATTTGGCGGGCTGTTAAATCAGTAAGCTTCATTACAATGCCTATTGGAAATAAGGCCATATTTCTACGTATCTCGTCAGCCATATCACATCAACCTTCCAGTCGCTCATTTACATCTATTTTAACGTCCTACCAAGGAAGTGTCAAGTCGTGTGAGGTTTAATTACAATTAATCCTTCAACAACGAGACGCTTCAATGCCGTCAAAATACCGTATTTCGCATGGGCAAACGTAAGCCCACCCTGCATGTAAGCGATATAAGGCTCGCGAATTGGCGCATCTGCAGATAACTCAAGGCTTCCGCCTTGAATAAACGTTCCTGCCGCCATTATGACAGGATGTTCATATCCTGGCATGTCCCATGGCTCTGGTGTAACATGGGAGTCAACTGCCGCTGCCTGCTGAATGCCCTGTACAAATGCAATCAGGTGCTCCGCGCTGCCAAATTTGACAGCTTGAATTAAATCCGTGCGCGGTGTATCCCAGTGAGGCTGCGTATCAAATCCAAGCTGAGTGAATAATGCCGAAGCTAGTACGCTGCCTTTAACTGCTTGTCCCACTAAGTGCGGGGCTAGAAACAGCCCTTGGTAAATCGAACGAAGCGTCCCCAGCATGGCACCTACCTCGCCACCAATGCCCGGAGCAGTCAAGCGGTAAGCCGCCGCCTCGACTGCCGCAGATGTACCGGCAATATAACCGCCAGTCGAGGCAAGACCGCCTCCAGGATTTTTAATCAATGAACCTGCCATTATATCAACGCCAACCTGGGTCGGCTCCAAAAGCTCGGTAAATTCACCATAGCAATTGTCCACAAAC
This genomic window contains:
- a CDS encoding MerR family transcriptional regulator, whose product is MADEIRRNMALFPIGIVMKLTDLTARQIRYYEQHDLIVPARTAGNQRLFSFNDVERLLEIKALIEKGVNIAGIKQVMNPVSKESDDATIVSEQSEVTRKELSDAQLHRMLKQQLLEKRPGQASLIQGQLSRFLHKR
- a CDS encoding methionine gamma-lyase family protein — encoded protein: MNGNSGVDNGRNGNEEDLVWKRLEELAEEAEELAGDRMKAVDRIAERNQWKVIQAFQKHRVSDYHFSGSTGYGYNDRGREVLDLVYADIFGAEAALVRPHFVSGTHTISCALFGVLRPGDELLYVTGTPYDTLHKVIGKPGDGKGSLQDFGIQYNEVALLEDGGLDWAGIEGAITAQTKVIGIQRSRGYSWRASFTVQQIGEITSRVKQIKPDVLVFVDNCYGEFTELLEPTQVGVDIMAGSLIKNPGGGLASTGGYIAGTSAAVEAAAYRLTAPGIGGEVGAMLGTLRSIYQGLFLAPHLVGQAVKGSVLASALFTQLGFDTQPHWDTPRTDLIQAVKFGSAEHLIAFVQGIQQAAAVDSHVTPEPWDMPGYEHPVIMAAGTFIQGGSLELSADAPIREPYIAYMQGGLTFAHAKYGILTALKRLVVEGLIVIKPHTT